A region from the Saccharomonospora azurea NA-128 genome encodes:
- the dnaE gene encoding DNA polymerase III subunit alpha: MSNDSFVHLHVHTEYSMLDGAAKMAPLFAEATRLGMPAVGMTDHGNMYGADEFYQQATKAGIKPIIGIEAYVAPESRFHKKPVFWGHQGQRGADEFGEGGDVSGGGAYTHMTMLAENATGLRNLFKLSSLASMEGYYRKPRMDRELIAENAEGIIATTGCPSGEVQTRLRLGQKDEALQAASDYRDIFGQDNFFLELMDHGLPIERSVREGLLEIAGKLNLRPLATNDSHYVTKDQAESHSALLCVQSGKTLSDPTRFKFDGDGYYLKSAAEMREFWDKEVPGATDSTLLIAERVESYADVYAHKDRMPVFEVPEGHTQESWLHHEVMKGLEWRFPDGIPDGYVERAEMELNVIAQKGFPAYFLVVADLCNYARSVGIRVGPGRGSAAGALVAYALGITNLDPIPLGLLFERFLNPERMSMPDIDIDFDDRRRGEMIRYATEKYGADKVAQVITFGTIKTKAAIKDAARVHFGQPGYAIADKISKALPPPIMAKDIPLSGIVDPEHERYAEAAEVRTLIETDPEVKTIFETARGLEGLIRNAGVHACAVIMSSEPLLDAIPLWKRDDGAIITGWDYPSCEAIGLLKMDFLGLRNLTVIGDAIDNIKVNRGVDIDLDTLGVDDPETYKLLGRGDTLGVFQLDGAAMRDLLRRMQPTEFADIAAVNALYRPGPMAMNTHNNYADRKNGRQKVSPIHPELEEPLAEILSETYGLIVYQEQIMQIAQKVAGYSMGRADVLRRAMGKKKKEVLEKEFEGFEAGMKENGFSKEAIQALWDTILPFAGYAFNKSHAAGYALVGYWTAYLKANYTAEYMAALLTSVGDNKDKSAVYLSECRRLGVRVLPPDVNESDRRFAAVGNDIRFGLGAIRNVGANVVESIIKTREKKGKYTSFTDFLDKSELVACNKRVIESLIKAGAFDSLGATRLSMMRVHEDAVDAVVPLKRQEAMGQFDLFGTGGDDGQAPSTASSPLAHLKFEDEEYPRKQKLGYEREMLGLYVSAHPLDGAERILRKHAKRPIAAILAEPPKEGEIEIAGLITALERRVNKRGEPWAIATVEDMDAALEVLFFPKSYALFAADLVEDNAVVVKGRVNWREDKMSVFAGGLVPLDLSDVALGDEEPPLMLLASAEKITHSVVTELKQTLQAHRGDTPVRLKLVGNSSETVFALYDYSVTVSSMLMGELKGIPGIAASA, translated from the coding sequence GTGTCGAACGATTCCTTCGTCCACCTGCACGTCCACACCGAGTACTCGATGCTCGACGGCGCGGCGAAGATGGCCCCGCTGTTCGCCGAGGCCACTCGGTTGGGAATGCCGGCCGTGGGCATGACGGACCACGGCAACATGTACGGCGCCGACGAGTTCTACCAGCAGGCGACGAAGGCGGGCATCAAGCCGATCATCGGGATCGAGGCCTACGTCGCGCCGGAGAGCCGGTTCCACAAGAAGCCCGTGTTCTGGGGTCACCAGGGGCAGCGCGGCGCCGACGAGTTCGGCGAGGGCGGTGACGTCTCCGGCGGCGGTGCCTACACGCACATGACGATGCTGGCGGAGAACGCCACCGGTCTGCGGAACCTGTTCAAGCTCTCCTCGCTCGCGAGCATGGAGGGCTACTACCGCAAGCCTCGGATGGACCGCGAACTGATCGCGGAGAACGCCGAAGGCATCATCGCCACCACCGGCTGCCCGTCCGGTGAGGTGCAGACGCGGTTGCGGCTGGGGCAGAAGGACGAGGCGCTGCAGGCGGCGTCCGACTACCGTGACATCTTCGGCCAGGACAACTTCTTCCTGGAGTTGATGGACCACGGCCTTCCGATCGAGCGTTCGGTGCGTGAGGGTCTGCTGGAGATCGCGGGCAAACTCAACCTGCGCCCGCTGGCGACCAACGACTCCCACTACGTCACCAAGGACCAGGCGGAGTCGCACTCGGCGCTGCTGTGCGTGCAGTCGGGCAAGACGCTGTCCGACCCGACCCGCTTCAAGTTCGACGGCGACGGCTACTACCTGAAGTCCGCGGCGGAGATGCGCGAGTTCTGGGACAAGGAGGTTCCCGGGGCCACCGACTCGACGCTGCTCATCGCCGAGCGCGTGGAGTCCTACGCCGACGTCTACGCCCACAAGGACCGGATGCCGGTCTTCGAGGTGCCCGAGGGCCACACGCAGGAGTCGTGGCTGCACCACGAGGTGATGAAGGGCCTCGAATGGCGGTTCCCCGACGGCATCCCGGACGGGTACGTCGAGCGCGCCGAGATGGAGCTCAACGTCATCGCGCAAAAGGGGTTCCCGGCGTACTTCCTCGTGGTCGCCGACCTCTGCAACTACGCGCGGAGCGTGGGCATCCGGGTCGGTCCCGGCCGTGGTTCGGCCGCGGGCGCCCTCGTCGCCTACGCGCTGGGTATCACGAACCTCGACCCGATCCCGCTGGGTCTGCTGTTCGAGCGGTTCCTCAACCCCGAACGCATGTCGATGCCCGACATCGACATCGACTTCGACGACCGCAGGCGTGGCGAGATGATCCGCTACGCCACCGAGAAGTACGGCGCCGACAAGGTCGCGCAGGTCATCACGTTCGGCACCATCAAGACCAAGGCCGCCATCAAGGACGCGGCCCGCGTCCACTTCGGCCAGCCGGGTTACGCGATCGCCGACAAGATCTCGAAGGCGCTCCCGCCGCCGATCATGGCGAAGGACATCCCGCTGTCGGGCATCGTCGACCCGGAGCACGAGCGGTACGCGGAGGCGGCCGAGGTTCGCACGCTCATCGAGACCGACCCCGAGGTCAAGACGATCTTCGAGACGGCCCGGGGCCTCGAGGGACTGATCCGCAACGCGGGTGTGCACGCGTGCGCGGTCATCATGTCGAGCGAGCCGCTGCTGGACGCCATTCCGCTGTGGAAGCGGGACGACGGCGCCATCATCACCGGGTGGGACTACCCGTCGTGTGAAGCCATCGGTCTGTTGAAGATGGACTTCCTCGGCCTGCGCAACCTCACCGTCATCGGCGACGCCATCGACAACATCAAGGTCAACCGCGGGGTCGACATCGACCTCGACACCCTCGGGGTGGACGACCCGGAGACCTACAAGCTCCTCGGTCGCGGCGACACGCTCGGCGTGTTCCAGCTCGACGGTGCCGCCATGCGGGACCTGCTGCGCCGGATGCAGCCCACCGAGTTCGCCGACATCGCCGCGGTCAACGCGCTGTACCGGCCGGGGCCGATGGCGATGAACACGCACAACAACTACGCCGACCGCAAGAACGGCCGGCAGAAGGTCTCGCCGATCCACCCGGAGCTCGAGGAGCCGCTGGCGGAGATCCTCTCGGAGACGTACGGCCTGATCGTCTACCAAGAGCAGATCATGCAGATTGCGCAGAAGGTCGCCGGCTACTCGATGGGCCGAGCCGACGTGCTGCGCCGGGCGATGGGCAAGAAGAAGAAGGAGGTCCTCGAAAAGGAGTTCGAGGGCTTCGAGGCCGGGATGAAGGAGAACGGGTTCTCCAAGGAGGCCATCCAGGCCCTGTGGGACACGATCCTTCCGTTCGCGGGCTACGCATTCAACAAGTCCCACGCCGCGGGCTACGCCCTCGTCGGGTACTGGACCGCCTACCTCAAGGCCAACTACACCGCCGAGTACATGGCGGCGCTGCTCACGTCGGTGGGCGACAACAAGGACAAGTCGGCGGTCTACCTGTCCGAGTGCCGCAGGCTCGGGGTCCGGGTGCTGCCTCCGGATGTCAACGAGTCCGACCGCCGGTTCGCGGCCGTCGGGAACGACATCCGCTTCGGCCTCGGGGCGATCCGCAACGTGGGTGCCAACGTGGTCGAGTCGATCATCAAGACCCGGGAGAAGAAGGGGAAGTACACCTCCTTCACCGACTTCCTCGACAAGTCGGAGCTCGTGGCCTGCAACAAACGCGTCATCGAGTCGCTGATCAAGGCGGGGGCGTTCGACTCGCTCGGCGCCACGCGGCTGTCGATGATGCGGGTGCACGAGGACGCCGTCGACGCGGTCGTGCCGCTCAAGCGGCAGGAGGCGATGGGGCAGTTCGACCTGTTCGGCACGGGTGGTGACGACGGCCAGGCGCCGAGCACGGCGTCGTCTCCGCTCGCGCACCTGAAGTTCGAGGACGAGGAGTACCCGCGCAAGCAGAAGCTCGGTTACGAGCGCGAGATGCTCGGGCTCTACGTGTCGGCGCATCCCCTCGACGGTGCCGAGCGGATCCTGCGCAAACACGCCAAGCGCCCCATCGCGGCGATCCTGGCGGAGCCTCCGAAGGAAGGCGAGATCGAGATCGCCGGGCTCATCACGGCGCTCGAACGCCGGGTGAACAAGAGAGGCGAACCCTGGGCCATCGCCACGGTCGAGGACATGGACGCCGCCCTGGAGGTGCTGTTCTTCCCGAAGTCCTACGCCCTGTTCGCCGCCGACCTCGTGGAGGACAACGCGGTGGTGGTCAAGGGCCGCGTGAACTGGCGGGAAGACAAGATGTCCGTCTTCGCGGGCGGGTTGGTGCCGCTGGACCTCAGCGACGTCGCGCTCGGCGACGAGGAACCACCGCTGATGCTGCTGGCCTCGGCCGAGAAGATCACGCACAGCGTGGTGACCGAACTGAAGCAGACGTTGCAGGCCCACCGCGGCGACACCCCGGTCCGGCTCAAGCTGGTCGGGAACTCGTCGGAGACGGTGTTCGCGCTCTACGACTACTCGGTGACGGTCAGCTCGATGCTGATGGGAGAGCTCAAGGGCATCCCGGGTATCGCGGCGAGCGCCTGA
- a CDS encoding neutral zinc metallopeptidase, protein MHTVGDAADESAHERGPVRPYLDDLPLELWDSDATTEARPGSRRRSWWRAVLPVALAVVLVGVLVAVLPSLDEHNVGSGSAQEAPDAVPSLASIGDNRLLRNGTVLADVHCDLPALGSAPERLQRFYTAELRCLERAWKPVLAEAGVEFAGVDVSITDDPTTACGALPPADEATGLYCAQDATIYLPRQRTLEAFGLTEQAHLATLAHEYGHHIQHLSGILADANGQLSRYPAGSAADRELGRRVELQANCFAGVFLASAAGRGSISEELGDAAVDDFRNWVDSETHGASATQRTWAARGFRHGDVGHCNTWHAPSEDVA, encoded by the coding sequence GTGCACACTGTCGGCGACGCGGCAGACGAGTCCGCCCACGAACGCGGGCCCGTCCGGCCGTACCTTGACGATCTTCCCCTGGAGCTGTGGGACTCGGACGCGACGACCGAGGCCAGACCCGGCTCCCGGCGGAGATCGTGGTGGCGTGCGGTTCTGCCCGTCGCCCTGGCCGTCGTGCTCGTCGGCGTGCTGGTGGCCGTGCTGCCGTCCTTGGACGAGCACAACGTGGGCAGCGGAAGCGCGCAGGAGGCCCCCGACGCGGTGCCGTCGCTCGCCTCGATCGGCGACAACCGGCTGCTCCGCAACGGGACCGTGCTGGCCGACGTGCACTGTGACCTGCCCGCGCTCGGCAGCGCGCCGGAGCGGCTGCAGCGCTTCTACACGGCCGAGCTGCGCTGCCTCGAACGCGCCTGGAAGCCCGTGTTGGCCGAGGCGGGCGTCGAGTTCGCCGGAGTGGACGTCAGCATCACCGACGACCCGACCACCGCGTGTGGCGCGTTACCGCCGGCCGACGAAGCCACCGGGTTGTACTGCGCGCAGGACGCCACGATCTATCTGCCGCGCCAACGCACCCTGGAGGCCTTCGGGCTCACCGAGCAGGCGCACCTCGCCACGCTGGCCCACGAGTACGGCCACCACATCCAGCACCTCAGCGGGATCCTCGCCGACGCCAACGGCCAGCTGAGCCGTTACCCGGCGGGCAGTGCGGCGGATCGCGAACTGGGCAGGCGGGTCGAGTTGCAGGCGAACTGCTTCGCCGGTGTGTTCCTCGCGAGCGCGGCGGGCCGGGGCTCGATCTCGGAGGAGCTCGGCGACGCCGCGGTGGACGACTTCCGCAACTGGGTGGACAGCGAGACCCACGGTGCGAGCGCCACGCAACGGACCTGGGCGGCGCGGGGATTCCGCCACGGCGACGTGGGGCACTGCAACACGTGGCACGCGCCGAGCGAGGACGTCGCGTAG
- a CDS encoding DUF3052 domain-containing protein, which yields MVAAGDADQNSVADKLGIKPDMVVQELGWDEDVDEEVRAAVEAHIGGELLDEDADEVIDVVLLWWRDGDGDLGDALVDARAPLDENGVVWVLTPKTGQPGHVEPSEIAEAVPTVGMSQTSNLSLGSGWTATRLVPRSTSRR from the coding sequence GTGGTCGCCGCGGGAGACGCTGACCAGAACAGCGTCGCCGACAAGCTCGGGATCAAGCCGGACATGGTGGTCCAGGAGCTGGGCTGGGACGAAGACGTCGATGAGGAGGTCCGTGCCGCCGTCGAGGCTCACATCGGTGGCGAGCTGCTCGACGAGGACGCCGACGAAGTCATCGACGTGGTGCTGCTCTGGTGGCGCGACGGCGACGGAGACCTCGGAGACGCGCTCGTGGACGCTCGGGCCCCGCTCGACGAGAACGGCGTCGTGTGGGTGCTGACCCCGAAGACCGGTCAGCCCGGGCACGTCGAGCCCAGTGAGATCGCTGAAGCGGTGCCCACGGTCGGGATGTCGCAGACCTCCAACCTCAGCCTCGGTTCCGGTTGGACCGCCACGCGGCTCGTGCCGAGGTCCACCTCACGGCGCTGA
- a CDS encoding peroxiredoxin → MAVEVGSQAPDFTLNDYNKQQVTLSSFRGDKPVLLVFYPFAFSGVCQGELCQLRDEYDQYPGVQVLGVSVDTPFALKAWAEQQNYQFPLLSDFWPHGEVAKAYGVFNEQAGLALRGTFLIDTEGVVRFAEVNQPGEARDQEAWKKAIAELG, encoded by the coding sequence ATGGCCGTCGAGGTCGGTTCCCAGGCTCCGGACTTCACGCTCAACGACTACAACAAGCAGCAGGTGACGCTGTCGTCGTTCCGCGGCGACAAGCCGGTGCTGCTCGTCTTCTACCCGTTCGCTTTCAGCGGCGTGTGCCAGGGCGAGCTGTGCCAGCTCCGGGACGAGTACGACCAGTACCCCGGCGTTCAGGTGCTCGGCGTCTCGGTGGACACGCCGTTCGCCCTGAAGGCGTGGGCCGAGCAGCAGAACTACCAGTTCCCGCTGCTGTCGGACTTCTGGCCGCACGGTGAGGTCGCGAAGGCGTACGGTGTGTTCAACGAGCAGGCCGGCCTGGCGCTGCGCGGTACCTTCCTGATCGACACCGAGGGTGTCGTCCGGTTCGCCGAGGTGAACCAGCCGGGTGAGGCGCGCGACCAGGAAGCGTGGAAGAAGGCGATCGCCGAGCTCGGCTGA
- a CDS encoding DUF4383 domain-containing protein, whose protein sequence is MTQDTRARPRRRGFQPVQALAGLIGLVYLALGIIGLFITGFGGFGDAVHSTLWVFSINPLHNVFNIVIGVLGVLMAFSSGAARTYGWLLLVVFGVLLLWGLAITGVFAENPVGGLGNPFALNAADNWLHLGTALLGLVLAVMPARKKVTGLPGAGQEPMAGSMRGSVDEGASRAGARDTGTRHAPGRRIWRRGAAH, encoded by the coding sequence ATGACCCAGGACACCCGAGCTCGCCCGCGTCGACGAGGGTTCCAGCCCGTTCAGGCGTTGGCCGGGCTGATCGGGCTCGTCTACCTCGCGCTCGGCATCATCGGACTCTTCATCACGGGATTCGGCGGGTTCGGGGACGCCGTCCACAGCACCCTGTGGGTGTTCTCGATCAACCCGCTGCACAACGTCTTCAACATCGTCATCGGTGTGCTCGGCGTGCTGATGGCGTTCAGTTCGGGCGCCGCTCGCACCTATGGCTGGTTGCTGCTCGTGGTCTTCGGCGTGCTGCTGTTGTGGGGGCTCGCGATCACCGGCGTGTTCGCCGAGAACCCGGTGGGCGGTCTGGGCAACCCGTTCGCGCTCAACGCCGCGGACAACTGGCTGCATCTCGGGACGGCTCTGCTGGGCCTCGTGCTCGCGGTGATGCCGGCCCGCAAGAAGGTCACCGGGCTGCCCGGGGCGGGACAGGAACCGATGGCCGGGTCGATGCGGGGTTCGGTGGACGAGGGCGCCAGCCGTGCCGGTGCCCGGGACACGGGCACCCGTCACGCACCCGGGCGACGCATCTGGCGTCGCGGCGCGGCGCACTGA
- a CDS encoding 2'-5' RNA ligase family protein yields MALGVCLLFDTRSARALRDLWSRLEAAGIATLATHTHGRHHPHLSYVVLLDWDVDAVHAAVAALPDHGPFEITFDALAAFRRGRVSLVPAPAADLLTRQQAVVRAVSGTGARVHRHYALDRWLPHSSVATRSATRELPAVASLVYEILPLTVRVTSAALIDSATGRTWPLPVLP; encoded by the coding sequence GTGGCGTTGGGCGTCTGCCTGCTGTTCGATACGCGCTCGGCACGGGCGCTGCGCGATCTGTGGTCACGGCTGGAGGCGGCGGGCATCGCGACGCTGGCGACCCACACCCACGGCCGACATCACCCGCACCTGTCGTACGTGGTCCTGCTCGACTGGGACGTCGACGCCGTGCACGCGGCGGTCGCGGCGTTGCCCGACCACGGCCCGTTCGAGATCACCTTCGATGCGCTTGCGGCGTTCCGGCGGGGCCGCGTCTCACTCGTCCCGGCCCCGGCCGCCGATCTGCTCACCCGCCAGCAGGCCGTGGTGCGAGCCGTGAGCGGCACCGGCGCCCGCGTCCACCGCCACTACGCCCTCGACCGCTGGCTCCCGCACTCCTCGGTCGCCACCAGGTCGGCGACGCGGGAACTGCCCGCGGTCGCGTCGTTGGTGTACGAGATCCTGCCGCTGACGGTGCGGGTCACGAGCGCCGCGCTCATCGACAGCGCCACCGGCCGGACCTGGCCGCTGCCTGTCCTGCCGTGA
- a CDS encoding PP2C family protein-serine/threonine phosphatase, whose protein sequence is MTHDQALTLRYAAGSDVGQHRGGNEDSSYATARLLAVADGMGGHAAGEVASAEAVAALEELDTRLVDRNLDDVDLGEDLAGAIRAAATRLENRVADDPELTGMGTTVTAMLWNCPQFALGHIGDSRCYRLRGDVLTQLTRDHTMVQALVDQGRLTPELAERHPSRSVLVRALLAGVPAEPDISLETAEVDDVYLLCSDGLTDVVKADRIQQVLLGVTSKETTLEDAVQALIDLANEGGGPDNITCVLAHVVPAQ, encoded by the coding sequence ATGACACACGACCAGGCCCTCACCCTCCGCTACGCCGCCGGCTCCGACGTCGGGCAACACCGCGGCGGAAACGAGGACTCCTCCTACGCGACCGCGCGGCTCCTCGCTGTCGCCGACGGGATGGGTGGGCACGCCGCAGGTGAGGTCGCCAGCGCCGAGGCGGTCGCCGCACTCGAAGAACTCGACACGCGGCTCGTGGACCGGAACCTGGACGACGTCGACCTCGGCGAGGACCTGGCCGGTGCGATCCGCGCCGCCGCCACCCGCCTCGAGAACCGCGTCGCCGACGACCCCGAGCTCACCGGCATGGGCACCACGGTCACCGCGATGCTGTGGAACTGCCCGCAGTTCGCGCTGGGGCACATCGGCGACTCGCGCTGCTACCGGCTCCGCGGCGACGTGCTGACCCAGCTCACCCGCGACCACACCATGGTGCAGGCGCTCGTCGACCAGGGTCGCCTCACACCCGAGCTGGCCGAACGCCACCCGAGCCGGTCGGTGCTGGTGCGAGCACTGCTCGCGGGTGTGCCCGCCGAGCCGGACATCTCGCTGGAGACCGCCGAGGTCGACGACGTGTACCTGCTCTGCTCCGACGGGCTCACCGACGTCGTGAAGGCCGACAGGATCCAGCAGGTGCTCCTGGGGGTCACGAGCAAGGAGACCACCCTGGAGGACGCCGTGCAGGCGCTCATCGACCTCGCCAACGAGGGCGGCGGACCGGACAACATCACCTGCGTGCTCGCCCACGTCGTACCGGCGCAGTGA